The following are encoded together in the Phenylobacterium sp. NIBR 498073 genome:
- a CDS encoding bifunctional hydroxymethylpyrimidine kinase/phosphomethylpyrimidine kinase, whose product MPLALIISSHVAASHVGGAAQASALSILRIDAMVAPTVLYGRHPGWGPPGGAKVEPAVLEGVLAGIEANKLFGQTDLVLTGYFAFPEQVLAAAHAIDAVRGAKRSGYGGEAPRQPVVIIDPTIGDAGKGLYVPAEVAEAIAERLVPRADILAPNAWELARLTGLETRTPQDVLVAARRLGKPALVSSIGGAKEIGVIYVDPHEAWMAAHPRLPSPPKGTGDLLSALFGAAILDGLSGSYALARAVGGVAETVAAAHAAGAAELPIVAMAQRLKATSPSVRLERLA is encoded by the coding sequence ATGCCGCTCGCGCTGATCATCTCCAGCCACGTCGCCGCCAGCCATGTCGGCGGAGCGGCCCAGGCCAGCGCCCTCTCGATCCTGCGCATCGACGCCATGGTCGCCCCGACCGTGCTCTACGGTCGGCATCCCGGCTGGGGCCCGCCCGGCGGCGCCAAGGTCGAGCCGGCCGTGCTCGAGGGCGTGCTGGCCGGGATCGAGGCCAACAAGCTCTTTGGCCAGACCGATCTGGTGCTGACCGGCTATTTCGCCTTCCCAGAACAGGTGCTGGCCGCCGCTCACGCCATCGACGCGGTCCGCGGCGCCAAGCGCAGCGGCTACGGCGGCGAAGCGCCGCGCCAGCCGGTGGTCATCATCGACCCGACCATCGGCGACGCCGGCAAGGGGCTCTACGTGCCGGCCGAGGTCGCCGAGGCGATCGCCGAGCGTCTGGTTCCGCGCGCCGACATCCTGGCCCCCAACGCCTGGGAACTGGCCCGCCTGACCGGCCTGGAGACCCGCACCCCGCAGGACGTGCTGGTCGCCGCCCGGCGGCTCGGCAAGCCGGCCCTGGTCTCCTCGATCGGCGGGGCCAAGGAGATCGGGGTGATCTATGTCGATCCGCACGAAGCGTGGATGGCCGCCCACCCGCGCCTGCCCTCGCCCCCCAAGGGCACCGGCGACCTCCTGAGCGCCCTGTTCGGCGCGGCGATCCTCGACGGCTTGAGCGGCTCCTACGCGCTCGCCCGCGCGGTCGGCGGGGTGGCCGAGACCGTCGCCGCCGCCCATGCGGCCGGGGCCGCCGAACTTCCCATCGTCGCCATGGCCCAGCGGCTGAAGGCGACCTCCCCCAGCGTACGATTGGAGCGATTGGCATGA
- the pseB gene encoding UDP-N-acetylglucosamine 4,6-dehydratase (inverting), with translation MGRFAATNLDLDGKVIFVTGGTGSFGRRFIETVLMRAKPRKLIVFSRDELKQHEMQIDLAEKFDPETLTCMRFFLGDVRDRERLTLAMRGVDIVIHAAALKQVPAAEYNPSECIHTNIMGAENVVWACLSNRIKQVVALSTDKACNPVNLYGATKLASDKTFVAANNLSGDIGTRFSVVRYGNVVGSRGSVAPLFERLLARGEKELPITDARMTRFWITLNQGVDFVLSSLEIMRGGEIFVPKIPSMKMTDLAQAMSPGVGVRVIGIRPGEKLHEMMISADDARTTVDLGDRYAIEPAFVEFGRESYAKTHPMVAENFSYASDTNDEWLSGEGLLALLADGAPEHRRRRATD, from the coding sequence TTGGGCCGGTTCGCAGCCACCAACCTCGACCTCGACGGCAAGGTGATCTTCGTCACCGGCGGGACCGGCTCCTTCGGGCGCCGGTTCATCGAAACCGTGCTGATGCGGGCCAAGCCCCGCAAGCTGATCGTGTTTTCGCGCGACGAGCTGAAGCAGCACGAGATGCAGATCGATCTGGCCGAGAAGTTCGATCCCGAGACCCTGACCTGCATGCGCTTCTTCCTGGGCGACGTGCGCGACCGCGAGCGGCTGACCCTGGCGATGCGCGGGGTGGACATCGTGATCCACGCCGCAGCGCTGAAGCAGGTGCCGGCCGCCGAGTACAATCCCTCGGAGTGCATCCACACCAACATCATGGGCGCCGAGAACGTGGTCTGGGCGTGCCTGTCCAACCGCATCAAGCAGGTGGTGGCGCTGTCCACCGACAAGGCCTGCAACCCAGTGAACCTGTACGGGGCGACGAAGCTTGCCTCGGACAAGACCTTCGTGGCGGCCAACAACCTGTCGGGCGACATCGGCACGCGGTTCTCGGTGGTGCGCTACGGCAACGTGGTCGGCTCGCGCGGCTCGGTCGCGCCGCTGTTCGAGCGGCTGCTGGCGCGCGGCGAGAAGGAGCTGCCGATCACCGACGCGCGGATGACCCGGTTCTGGATCACCCTGAACCAGGGCGTCGATTTCGTGCTGTCGTCGCTGGAGATCATGCGCGGCGGGGAGATCTTCGTGCCCAAGATCCCGTCGATGAAGATGACCGACCTGGCGCAGGCCATGTCGCCGGGTGTCGGCGTCCGGGTGATCGGCATCCGCCCCGGCGAGAAGCTGCACGAGATGATGATCTCGGCCGACGACGCGCGCACCACGGTCGACCTCGGCGACCGCTACGCCATCGAGCCGGCCTTCGTGGAGTTCGGCCGCGAGTCCTACGCCAAGACCCATCCGATGGTGGCCGAAAACTTCTCCTACGCCAGCGACACCAATGACGAGTGGCTGAGCGGCGAGGGGCTGCTGGCGCTGCTGGCCGATGGCGCGCCCGAGCATCGCCGCCGCCGGGCGACGGATTGA
- the pseC gene encoding UDP-4-amino-4,6-dideoxy-N-acetyl-beta-L-altrosamine transaminase, producing MLPYGRQTIDEDDIAAVAQALRGDFLTTGPTVEAFEDAFADQVGVQHAVACSNGTAALHLAMLALEVQPGEAVIAPSITFLATANCARFVGAEVVFADVDPQTGLMTPDTLAEAMTRLDGRRLRAVLPVHLRGDTAELPALEAMAKSANAVLVEDAPHALGSSLKFGNTVQRVGDCAHSAMATFSFHPVKTIATGEGGMVTTNDARLAERLRRLRSHGMIRPQDGDPWWYEMPEIGFNYRLPDILCALGISQLAKLDAFAARRRALAARYEAALKPLAPLVVQASRPDWSDPVLHLMVALIDFQAAGRTRREVVEALRARGVGTQVHYIPVHTQPYYRERYGVLELPGASAWYERCLSLPLYPGMADDDVDRVVAALADVLGL from the coding sequence ATGCTGCCCTACGGCCGCCAGACCATCGACGAGGACGATATCGCAGCGGTGGCCCAGGCGCTGCGCGGCGACTTCCTGACCACCGGCCCGACGGTCGAGGCGTTCGAAGACGCCTTCGCCGACCAGGTCGGGGTGCAGCATGCGGTGGCCTGTTCGAACGGCACGGCGGCGCTGCACCTGGCCATGCTGGCGCTGGAGGTGCAGCCGGGCGAGGCGGTGATCGCCCCGTCGATCACCTTCCTGGCCACCGCCAACTGCGCGCGCTTCGTCGGCGCCGAGGTGGTGTTCGCCGACGTCGATCCGCAGACCGGACTGATGACCCCCGATACCCTGGCCGAGGCGATGACGCGGCTGGACGGGCGCAGGCTGCGGGCGGTGCTGCCGGTGCACCTGCGCGGCGACACCGCCGAGCTGCCGGCGCTGGAGGCGATGGCCAAGAGCGCGAACGCGGTGCTGGTCGAGGACGCGCCGCACGCCCTGGGCTCCAGCCTGAAATTCGGCAACACCGTGCAGCGGGTCGGCGACTGCGCCCACTCGGCGATGGCGACCTTTTCGTTCCATCCGGTGAAGACCATCGCCACCGGCGAAGGCGGCATGGTCACGACCAACGACGCGCGGCTGGCCGAGCGCCTGCGCCGGCTGCGCAGCCACGGCATGATCCGGCCGCAGGACGGCGATCCGTGGTGGTACGAGATGCCGGAGATCGGCTTCAACTACCGGCTGCCCGACATCCTCTGCGCGCTGGGCATTTCGCAGCTGGCCAAGCTCGACGCCTTCGCCGCGCGCCGCCGGGCGCTGGCCGCGCGATACGAGGCGGCGCTGAAGCCGCTGGCCCCGCTGGTCGTGCAGGCGAGCCGGCCCGACTGGAGCGACCCGGTGTTGCACCTGATGGTCGCGCTGATCGACTTCCAGGCCGCCGGCCGCACCCGCCGCGAGGTGGTCGAGGCCCTGCGCGCCCGCGGCGTCGGCACCCAGGTCCACTACATCCCGGTCCACACCCAGCCCTACTATCGCGAACGCTATGGCGTGCTGGAGCTGCCCGGGGCGAGCGCCTGGTACGAGCGCTGCCTGTCGCTGCCGCTCTATCCGGGCATGGCCGACGACGACGTCGATCGGGTGGTCGCAGCGTTGGCGGATGTGCTGGGGCTCTGA
- a CDS encoding LytTR family DNA-binding domain-containing protein codes for MPSISLRTWTSPIFTSFYGLIALGVFLGFAGPFGSFQSLASPQRYAYWFSLVAAGYGLAIATLQILRPAAPFARLPKFAAIVVLGLISTLPMMFVVAWTLTLVFGRSTPPSELVSLYFSVATVQLVIAGIAAWPFLRPARPAPPEAGPSADQFFERVPDRLGRDLLALEAQDHYVMVHTRRGSALIHMRLSEAVQILPPQLGFQAHRRWWVARDEVAGLRRDGHQTLIDLTGGLTVPVGRTFLAAVRSGLDARSA; via the coding sequence ATGCCTTCGATCTCGCTTCGAACCTGGACTTCGCCGATCTTCACCAGCTTCTACGGGCTGATCGCGCTGGGGGTGTTTCTGGGGTTCGCCGGCCCGTTCGGCTCGTTTCAGTCCCTGGCCTCCCCCCAACGCTACGCCTACTGGTTCAGCCTCGTGGCGGCGGGCTACGGGCTGGCGATCGCCACCCTGCAGATCCTTCGTCCTGCGGCGCCGTTCGCCCGCCTGCCGAAGTTCGCCGCGATCGTAGTCCTGGGACTGATCTCGACCCTGCCGATGATGTTCGTCGTGGCGTGGACGCTCACATTGGTTTTCGGACGCTCGACGCCGCCAAGCGAACTGGTGTCGCTCTATTTTTCAGTTGCGACGGTCCAGTTGGTCATCGCCGGCATTGCAGCATGGCCGTTTCTGCGGCCGGCTCGGCCCGCCCCTCCTGAAGCAGGGCCAAGCGCCGATCAGTTCTTTGAGCGCGTGCCTGACCGACTGGGACGGGACCTGTTGGCCCTCGAGGCGCAGGACCACTACGTGATGGTCCACACGCGCCGGGGATCGGCCCTCATTCACATGCGGCTGAGCGAAGCCGTGCAGATCCTGCCGCCGCAGCTCGGCTTCCAGGCGCATCGGCGTTGGTGGGTCGCACGGGACGAAGTCGCCGGCTTGCGCCGCGACGGTCATCAGACGCTCATCGACCTGACCGGCGGTTTGACCGTGCCCGTGGGGCGAACCTTCCTCGCCGCCGTCCGCTCAGGCCTCGACGCGCGCAGCGCCTGA
- the rarD gene encoding EamA family transporter RarD, with translation MAQDDSARINGSALAVGAGCYLIWGLVPLAFQIMGRLGIGAWEILAHRTLWAVPTAFLFVALAGQTRQLAAVLRNGRTMAWLALSAGVIAVNWLVFIWAVNNGRVLETSLGYFINPLMAMAAGALIFRERMDVIGKGAIALAGVGVVIQTFALGHLPIISLTLATSFCAYGIIRKRVAAEAQTGLLIECLILALPGVFLIGWLQSQGQGHFTASPAAAAWLLACGPMTALPLMMFSWAARRIPFSAMGFLQFIAPSMTFVMGVMQGEAFTPLRGVSFAFIWGGAAVFAFGAWRRSRMLAAA, from the coding sequence ATGGCCCAGGACGACTCCGCCCGCATCAACGGCTCGGCCCTCGCGGTCGGGGCCGGCTGCTACCTGATCTGGGGGCTGGTGCCGTTGGCCTTCCAGATCATGGGCCGGCTGGGGATCGGCGCCTGGGAGATTCTCGCGCACCGTACGCTGTGGGCTGTGCCGACCGCCTTCCTGTTCGTGGCGCTGGCCGGCCAGACCAGGCAGCTGGCGGCGGTGCTGCGCAATGGGCGGACCATGGCCTGGCTGGCGCTGTCAGCCGGGGTGATCGCGGTCAACTGGCTGGTGTTCATCTGGGCGGTGAACAATGGCCGGGTGCTGGAGACCAGCCTCGGCTACTTCATCAACCCGCTGATGGCGATGGCGGCCGGGGCGCTGATCTTCCGTGAGCGGATGGATGTGATCGGCAAGGGCGCGATCGCCCTGGCCGGGGTCGGGGTGGTGATCCAGACCTTCGCGCTCGGCCACCTGCCGATCATCTCGCTGACCCTGGCGACCAGCTTCTGCGCCTATGGGATCATCCGCAAGCGGGTGGCCGCCGAGGCCCAGACCGGCCTGCTGATCGAGTGCCTGATCCTCGCCCTGCCCGGGGTGTTCCTGATCGGCTGGCTGCAGAGCCAGGGGCAGGGCCACTTCACCGCCAGCCCGGCCGCCGCGGCCTGGCTGCTGGCCTGCGGGCCGATGACCGCCCTGCCGCTGATGATGTTCTCGTGGGCGGCGCGGCGGATCCCGTTCTCGGCCATGGGCTTCCTGCAGTTCATCGCCCCCAGCATGACCTTCGTGATGGGGGTGATGCAGGGTGAGGCGTTCACCCCGCTGCGCGGCGTCTCGTTCGCCTTCATCTGGGGCGGGGCGGCCGTGTTCGCGTTCGGGGCCTGGCGGCGCAGCCGGATGCTGGCGGCGGCTTGA
- a CDS encoding serine hydrolase domain-containing protein: MTPEIHGLCPERFAGVRAAFEDNFATGQELGARFSLVQRGELVVDLWAGFADRQRTKAFDETTLTPVFSTTKAIAALLIARLVDAGKLDYAQPVADVWPEFAQAGKGAITVEQVMSHQEGLSGFPEEMEPSLWFDWDAICAKLAAMAPLWPPGSASGYHPITFGYLAGEIFRRVDGRTMGAALREDLAGPFGLDLWIGLPDAEHHRAADLQRPNGLPNFGEINAATKAAFLTPWSSPAGRGQAEWRRIEIPSANGHATAPALARLIGALANDGWLDGETILSPALIAEASRERIHGQDLVLPFVMSWGAGFMRNSAVKVWGPGEQTFGHSGWGGSCAFADPETGLAGAYVMNKQSTDLIGDARAKRLIEAAYAAL; the protein is encoded by the coding sequence ATGACCCCCGAGATTCACGGCCTCTGCCCCGAGCGCTTCGCCGGCGTCCGCGCCGCCTTCGAGGACAACTTCGCGACCGGCCAGGAGCTGGGCGCCCGCTTTTCCCTGGTGCAGCGCGGCGAGCTGGTCGTCGACCTCTGGGCCGGCTTCGCCGACCGCCAGCGCACCAAGGCCTTCGACGAGACGACCCTGACCCCCGTGTTCTCGACCACCAAGGCGATCGCCGCCCTGCTGATCGCCCGGCTGGTCGACGCCGGAAAGCTCGACTACGCGCAGCCCGTCGCCGACGTCTGGCCGGAATTCGCCCAGGCCGGAAAGGGCGCCATCACCGTCGAACAGGTGATGAGCCACCAGGAGGGTCTCTCCGGCTTCCCCGAGGAGATGGAGCCCTCGCTCTGGTTCGACTGGGACGCGATCTGCGCCAAGCTCGCCGCCATGGCCCCGCTGTGGCCGCCGGGATCGGCCAGCGGCTACCACCCGATCACCTTCGGCTACCTGGCCGGCGAGATCTTCCGCAGGGTCGACGGGCGCACCATGGGCGCCGCCCTGCGCGAGGACCTGGCCGGGCCGTTCGGCCTCGACCTCTGGATCGGCCTGCCCGACGCCGAGCACCACCGCGCCGCCGACCTGCAGCGCCCGAACGGCCTGCCGAACTTCGGCGAGATCAACGCCGCCACCAAGGCCGCCTTCCTGACCCCCTGGTCCTCGCCGGCCGGCCGCGGCCAGGCCGAGTGGCGACGGATCGAGATCCCCTCCGCCAACGGCCACGCCACCGCCCCGGCCCTGGCCCGGCTGATCGGGGCCCTGGCCAATGACGGCTGGCTGGACGGCGAGACCATCCTGTCGCCGGCCCTGATCGCCGAAGCCTCGCGCGAACGGATCCACGGCCAGGACCTGGTGCTGCCGTTCGTGATGAGCTGGGGCGCCGGCTTCATGCGCAACTCGGCGGTCAAGGTCTGGGGCCCGGGCGAGCAGACCTTCGGCCATTCCGGCTGGGGCGGCTCCTGCGCCTTCGCCGACCCGGAGACCGGCCTGGCCGGCGCCTATGTCATGAACAAGCAGTCCACCGACCTGATCGGCGACGCCCGCGCCAAGCGGCTGATCGAGGCGGCCTACGCCGCGCTGTAA
- a CDS encoding (2Fe-2S)-binding protein, which translates to MTFALRINGQTRQVDAPPDQPLLWVLRVQLGLKGTKFGCGVGACGACTVHLDGQAVRSCVTPVGAVEQALVITIEGLAAKDALHPVQQAWIDEDVAQCGYCQAGQIMAVASLLAETPNPSDDEIDARLTNLCRCGAYTRIRTAIRRAAELMKERAA; encoded by the coding sequence ATGACCTTCGCCCTTCGCATAAACGGCCAGACCCGACAGGTCGACGCGCCGCCTGATCAACCGCTTCTATGGGTGCTGCGCGTGCAACTCGGCCTCAAGGGGACGAAGTTCGGCTGCGGCGTCGGCGCGTGCGGGGCGTGCACGGTGCATCTCGACGGCCAGGCCGTTCGGTCCTGCGTCACCCCGGTTGGCGCGGTGGAGCAGGCCTTGGTGATCACTATCGAGGGGCTCGCTGCGAAGGACGCGCTCCACCCTGTGCAGCAGGCGTGGATCGACGAGGACGTCGCCCAATGCGGGTACTGCCAGGCCGGCCAGATCATGGCGGTCGCCAGCCTGCTGGCGGAGACGCCGAACCCGTCCGACGACGAGATCGACGCTCGGCTGACCAACCTCTGCCGGTGCGGCGCCTACACGCGTATCCGCACCGCGATCCGCCGCGCGGCCGAGCTCATGAAAGAGCGTGCCGCATGA
- a CDS encoding molybdopterin cofactor-binding domain-containing protein: protein MSAERLTTSRRDLLKAAAGAGALLVFARPQAGRAAAAFVGEIGPFVRIAADGAVIIGCHVGEMGQGVSTSLPMLIAEELDVPFERVSIQAMPLHLARNARGQARSFLGAGQSTAGGSNSVRVGFMPLRQAGARARRMILEAAAERWRVPVGELATHGGVVRHASGLTATYGELAAEAAKRPEPVGEIVLKTPDRFTIVGKPQRQLDADRIVRGEPLFGIDAEMPGMLHAVVARCPYLGGQVASLDERHGLGLPGVVALVPIMVADAPAPPLAPQSTPLACGVAVVATTLWAALQAREALKITWSRGAGAAADESSARAYADTWAKMEAGPGDLVRKDGDFAGMRAPGARTIKARYEAAMVAHACMEPPNAVVAVDPAGNRAQAILATQAPDAAAATIAAVTGVDPLQIDVTLARMGGGFGRKYDQDMVAEAAIIANALKRPVKLVWTREDDLQHDLYRPGACHILDAVVTPGGRIDGWRHRLATHSRVAGAAGDPAPRLTEYYPDGFPAGHVPNMQVEYHLLPSAAPRGAWRAPGHVVNAFAIECFLDEIAVATNRDPVELRLEMIGAGGALSYMYLPQMPRKIFDTARYAAVIRRAAEASGWGRPLPKGRGRGFAAHFTFESYVAQVVEVTVADGRLRIDRVTAAVDAGMIINPNGARAQIEGSINDGLSAALGQAITVRDGQVEQRNFNDYEMLRMEGAARRIDVSFIESGEPPNGLGEPGVPPLAPALANAIFAATGVRLRRTPMSPDLAPVLAATTRKAAS, encoded by the coding sequence ATGAGCGCGGAGAGACTGACGACGTCCCGGCGGGATCTGCTGAAGGCCGCGGCCGGGGCTGGCGCTCTCTTGGTGTTCGCCCGCCCGCAGGCGGGCCGCGCGGCGGCGGCATTCGTGGGCGAGATCGGCCCCTTCGTCCGCATCGCGGCGGACGGCGCGGTGATCATCGGCTGCCACGTCGGAGAGATGGGCCAGGGCGTGTCGACCTCCCTGCCGATGCTCATCGCCGAGGAGCTGGACGTACCGTTCGAGCGGGTGTCGATCCAGGCGATGCCGCTGCACCTGGCGCGAAACGCCCGGGGCCAGGCGCGCTCCTTCCTGGGGGCCGGCCAGAGCACCGCCGGCGGCTCGAACAGCGTCAGGGTCGGTTTCATGCCCTTGCGGCAGGCCGGCGCGCGCGCCCGGCGGATGATCCTCGAAGCGGCGGCCGAGCGCTGGCGCGTTCCGGTGGGCGAACTCGCCACTCACGGCGGCGTCGTCCGGCACGCGTCGGGCCTCACCGCCACCTACGGCGAACTGGCCGCCGAGGCTGCGAAGCGCCCTGAACCGGTCGGGGAGATCGTCCTCAAGACTCCAGACCGTTTCACCATCGTCGGCAAGCCGCAGCGCCAACTGGATGCGGACCGGATCGTGCGTGGCGAGCCGCTGTTCGGGATCGACGCGGAGATGCCGGGCATGCTGCACGCCGTCGTCGCCCGCTGTCCCTATCTGGGCGGCCAGGTCGCCAGCCTGGACGAGCGCCATGGCCTCGGGCTTCCAGGCGTCGTCGCGCTCGTGCCGATCATGGTCGCCGATGCGCCGGCGCCGCCCCTGGCCCCGCAGAGCACGCCCCTGGCTTGCGGCGTGGCGGTCGTGGCGACGACCCTCTGGGCGGCGTTGCAGGCCCGCGAGGCGCTCAAGATCACCTGGAGCCGGGGCGCCGGAGCTGCAGCCGACGAAAGCTCTGCGCGCGCCTATGCCGACACCTGGGCGAAGATGGAGGCGGGCCCCGGCGACCTGGTCCGCAAGGACGGGGACTTCGCCGGCATGCGCGCCCCGGGCGCGCGAACGATCAAGGCCCGGTATGAGGCCGCCATGGTCGCCCACGCCTGCATGGAGCCGCCGAACGCCGTCGTCGCGGTCGATCCGGCCGGCAATCGCGCCCAGGCGATCCTCGCGACCCAAGCGCCGGACGCCGCCGCAGCCACCATCGCCGCGGTGACCGGCGTCGATCCGCTGCAGATCGATGTCACGCTGGCGCGCATGGGCGGGGGCTTCGGCCGGAAGTACGACCAGGACATGGTCGCCGAGGCGGCCATCATCGCCAACGCCCTGAAGCGCCCGGTCAAGCTGGTCTGGACCCGTGAGGACGACCTGCAGCACGATCTCTACCGGCCAGGAGCCTGCCATATCCTCGATGCGGTGGTGACCCCAGGGGGCCGCATCGACGGCTGGCGACACCGCCTGGCGACGCATTCGCGGGTGGCGGGCGCGGCCGGCGATCCTGCGCCGCGGTTGACGGAGTACTATCCGGACGGCTTCCCGGCCGGCCATGTCCCCAACATGCAGGTCGAGTACCACCTGTTGCCTTCGGCGGCCCCGCGCGGCGCCTGGCGCGCGCCAGGCCACGTCGTCAACGCTTTCGCGATCGAGTGCTTTCTTGACGAGATCGCGGTCGCCACGAACCGGGATCCGGTCGAGCTGCGGCTTGAGATGATCGGGGCCGGCGGCGCCCTCAGCTACATGTACCTGCCGCAGATGCCGCGCAAAATCTTCGACACCGCGCGCTACGCCGCGGTGATCCGCCGGGCGGCCGAGGCGTCCGGCTGGGGCCGGCCGCTGCCCAAGGGGCGCGGTCGCGGATTTGCGGCGCACTTCACGTTCGAGAGCTATGTCGCCCAGGTCGTCGAGGTGACGGTGGCCGATGGCCGCCTGCGGATCGATCGGGTCACCGCGGCGGTCGACGCCGGCATGATCATCAATCCAAACGGTGCGCGCGCCCAGATCGAAGGCAGCATCAACGACGGCTTGTCGGCGGCGCTCGGCCAAGCGATCACGGTGCGCGACGGCCAGGTCGAGCAGCGGAACTTCAACGACTACGAGATGCTGCGGATGGAGGGTGCGGCCCGGCGGATCGACGTCAGCTTCATCGAGTCCGGCGAGCCCCCCAACGGCCTGGGCGAGCCGGGCGTGCCGCCGCTGGCGCCGGCCCTGGCCAACGCGATTTTCGCGGCGACGGGCGTGCGCCTGAGGCGGACGCCGATGTCGCCGGACCTGGCGCCCGTGCTGGCCGCAACGACGCGCAAGGCCGCTAGTTGA
- a CDS encoding helix-turn-helix transcriptional regulator, whose protein sequence is MSAAAQLQAGSGEIKIQTMCGALDTIGVALLLVDRAARVRSCNDVARRLIDGGLLRIQAERLLGPVRADTARLHGAIEAVTRSPNEPPRTVMLEGLDGAAGRSASIAPACCPEGEPMALVALTAPSTTIAPDRLRQAFGLTAAETRLLSALVTGERLAEYAERTGVKRSTAKTHLRGLFNKVGESRQADLIRRVMDDAILRSPWDCAAAA, encoded by the coding sequence ATGAGCGCCGCCGCTCAGCTCCAGGCCGGCTCAGGCGAGATCAAAATCCAGACCATGTGCGGGGCCCTGGATACGATCGGGGTCGCCCTGCTTCTCGTTGATCGCGCAGCACGGGTGCGGTCCTGCAATGACGTGGCGCGCCGCCTGATCGATGGCGGCCTCCTGCGCATTCAGGCCGAACGGCTGCTGGGGCCGGTGCGGGCGGACACCGCGCGACTTCACGGGGCAATCGAGGCGGTGACACGCTCGCCCAACGAACCGCCCCGCACGGTGATGCTGGAAGGCCTGGACGGCGCCGCCGGCCGCTCGGCCAGCATCGCGCCAGCCTGCTGCCCCGAAGGAGAGCCGATGGCGCTCGTCGCCCTGACGGCGCCATCCACGACCATCGCGCCTGACCGGTTGCGCCAGGCGTTCGGACTCACCGCTGCCGAGACCCGCCTGTTGTCGGCGCTCGTGACCGGCGAGCGGCTCGCCGAGTACGCCGAACGCACCGGCGTGAAGCGATCCACCGCCAAGACCCATCTTCGCGGGCTATTCAACAAGGTCGGCGAGAGCCGCCAGGCCGACCTGATCCGGCGCGTGATGGATGACGCCATCCTGCGCTCACCGTGGGACTGCGCGGCGGCGGCCTGA
- a CDS encoding SDR family NAD(P)-dependent oxidoreductase, whose translation MKPLAIVTGVGPGTGASIVRRFAADGYRVAMLARDFDRLAALAQEIPEAVAVPVDVSDAGALTAAVDDLIVRFGTPKVVVHNAVGGAFGNYLDIDPAVLEQNFATNVMALYHLARQVTPRMIEAGGGALIVTGNTSALRGKASFAGFAPTKAAQRILAEAIAREVGPKGVHVAYLVIDAVIDVPWTRERWKEAPDDFFIAPDDIAGEIFHLAHQPKSAWSFLAEVRPYRETW comes from the coding sequence ATGAAACCGCTCGCCATCGTCACCGGGGTCGGCCCCGGGACCGGAGCCTCGATCGTCCGCAGGTTCGCCGCCGACGGCTACCGCGTGGCCATGCTGGCCCGCGACTTCGACCGCCTGGCCGCCCTGGCCCAGGAGATCCCGGAAGCCGTCGCCGTGCCGGTCGACGTCTCCGACGCCGGGGCGCTGACTGCCGCCGTGGACGATCTCATCGTCCGCTTCGGCACGCCGAAAGTCGTGGTCCATAACGCGGTCGGCGGGGCGTTCGGCAACTACCTCGACATCGACCCGGCCGTGCTGGAGCAGAACTTCGCGACCAACGTCATGGCGCTCTATCACCTGGCCCGTCAGGTGACGCCGAGGATGATCGAGGCCGGCGGCGGCGCGCTGATCGTCACCGGCAACACCTCGGCCCTGCGCGGCAAGGCGAGCTTCGCCGGCTTCGCCCCGACCAAGGCCGCCCAGCGCATCCTGGCCGAAGCCATCGCCCGCGAGGTCGGGCCCAAAGGCGTGCATGTCGCCTATCTGGTGATCGACGCGGTGATCGACGTCCCCTGGACCCGCGAACGCTGGAAGGAGGCGCCCGACGACTTCTTCATCGCCCCGGACGACATCGCCGGCGAGATCTTCCACCTGGCTCACCAGCCGAAAAGCGCCTGGTCGTTCCTCGCCGAGGTGCGGCCCTACCGCGAGACCTGGTAG